Part of the Pseudoliparis swirei isolate HS2019 ecotype Mariana Trench chromosome 18, NWPU_hadal_v1, whole genome shotgun sequence genome is shown below.
AGGAGGCTCTATTGTTACAGAGGAGGCTCTATTGTGTCAGAGGCTCTAttgcagggctattcaacttcagtaccaagtgggccgaataagaaaatcacggggggtgtgagggccgcacagaatattgatcaaataatggctaaaaattaaaaacagtaatgtatatttccacaggtaaacagtcacacacgaaaatgcgtcggtattgtgtggcaaaagtgttgcgaacaagcatcactatgaacatgtttcaaagtgtaaatatccgctcaaggtaaccagttgtttcaggtcccttcaaccaaactgttcccatgaaaacataagaaatgtgacttaatggatcaatataataatatacacttttactaatccccaaggggaaattagttctctgcatttaacccatccttagttattaaggagcagtgggctgcggtgaagcgcccgggaagcaactgggggttcagtgccttgctcaaggacacttcaacttgcaactaatggggagagcggggatcgaacccacaaccctgcggttgaaggacggccctcttaccccactgagctacagccaccaatatataaatgacttgggatgaaactaatatctggtggcgcagcgcacagactgcgtgtctttgagtgcagactccttttgcgtgaaagggatcgaaaccaggtcgggcgatctttttatttttatttccgtcagttttattttttcttaccaagctatactgatttgcaggcagtcttgcgggccaaagttaaactcaaacgggccgcatccggcccgcgggccgctagttgaataggcctgctctattgtgtcagagggggaacgTACATCTCACAATTGTTTGGTTTCTGGGAGACGGATGCTGATTGTGAACGCGTACTTATCTCTTGTCAGTCAAAcggatgatttatttattctactcCGCCGTGTGTAGATTATGTTCCTCTCGCACAGATCGTACTGCTATAAAAAGGAGTAAAGATACATAAATGGTGGATTAGCTTCTTGATGTATCACTCTCTTTGCGGACAAGAGTCTAAAACATCTTCACGAAGGAAAGTCTTTTATCgaacaataaaaaaaggagtAAAACATTGTCCAGCAAGAGTCGAATAAGTAACACGTATAATGTGTGGAGCTCTAGTTTCATGAGTGAGATTTGAATCCTCGCAGCAGTGCACTGATCAGTCTGTGTACTCAGTAACTCTAAAAAGGTACAAATAAGTTATTTCACATCAGCGGTGCATTGGGACCTGCTTGTGTTTTTTAGGGCAGAGCGCCACCTGGTGGggagaggcggagctgtgcAGCATCTCCAGCGCTGCCGTCTCCAGTGATGCAGCTTTACAGTGAGAGTGATAGAAACACGTGTTTGTGAACTGATCTCTTCAGCCAGAGAGTGACAGACTGACTGTCTGGTAACAGGCTACAAAGGGCAGAGCACAAGCACAGAGcagttatatatgtatgttcagtgaaaacaaaaagattgttaaatctttttaaaataccctttaaaatatttttttcaaaccttCCCCGTCTATCCTCAGCTCCCCTCTTATCTCCGCCCCGGGGCGACACAGTGCCCATTGAGCGTGTGCTTCTTCGTgtgaccacaagggggcagcagaggacgTCATGTAGGAGAATCACACGGGGCCTTCGTTTTGGTCAGAAAGGCCCGAAATGTGGTGACAGTGTGAAGACGACTCTACCAATATGGATGTGTCTACTTCTAGCTGGTCGAGCcttcccatcctcctcctcctcctcgctctgaGGAAGAGCTCGTCCACGAGTTAAAAGGGGCTCAGAGCTGAGAGTCGGCTCCCAGGCTGTTGAGCTCCTCCGGCGAGTGCTTCTCCATTCTGCCGCCGGCCGACCGGCGGAAGCCGGCCGAGATCTCGTCAAACGTCCGACCCTTGGTCTCCGGCACTTTGAAGAAGGTGAAGACGAAGAACAGGAGCAGCAGCACGGTGAAGATGATGAACACGTAGGGGCCGCACAGCTCCtgcgagagagacgagagagaggagagcgacgCGATGAATCCTCAATGAATCTGACTAACTGATCAAATCTTAATGTCGTCACATGTGGTGACGATTGTTCAAATATGCCGTGATTAGTTGCAGTAATCTGGGAAGTTTGTATCCAAATGTGAGGAAGGAGAAAGGATACGTGAAGAAATGTTTGTTGCTGCAGGAGTTCATACTTTCCTGTTTTAAGAGATgttatgaatacatttatacatttgtgAAAATGAACTCATATAAAGttctaccagtcccagctgtggagacattagTACAGTATATAGTTTATAAAGCCTTCTcagttctatgtattttacttgtgattgtgtatgtatttcattctatttaatgtgttgtactatctggaccgtgagcctgaaaTAAaactatacatttatttaaatttaaatgagtgacaaattatatttattttcttcacatTTAGTGACAATCCCCTGAAAATATTTGTGTAAATTCAATGAAACTTAAGAATTGTGTTTCTTCTCTATAATTAACCCCAAATGATTGAACTCTTTCCAGGAAACTTCCCGAAAATACAAACGTGCCACAGATACCAGATGCctgaatgtttttgttttcccacCCACCTCGACATACTGGAAGCCCATTCCCACGATGAAGTTTGCGGTCCAGTTGGAGAAACCGGCCACGGCGAAGGCCGAGGGCCGGGGTCCCTGTGAGAACAACTCTGCCACGGTGACCCAGGGGATGGGACCCGGTCCCATCTCGAAGAACGCCACGAAGGAGAAGATGGCCACGATGCTCACGTACGACATCCACTTGAGCTGCTCCTGCAAGAGCAGAGGGCCAGAGGGAGGTGACGCACCGGTCCGCACCGGGTGGGACTCCTGACCGCCGCGTGAGAGAGAGACCTACCAACAGAGCCAAGGCAATCGTCATCAAGATGGCGGATCCGGCCATTCCCAGCAGCCCCAGCATGTGCAGAGACCGGCGTCCCGCTCGCTCCACGACAAACAGCTGCACGGGGAAATAGACAAGGAGGTGAGTGCAGTGCTCCAAAGATGCACTCCTTTATCAAACTATACGGAGTTCATCCAAGAGGTTACATTTGATGCTGGGGAAAAATACTAAGTGCACTGGAAAATATTTTACATGGATAGTTTTGGAAAAACTACGTTACTTTGTAGACACAATGACCGTCTTACGCCTCGGATATGTCCACaaacaacaactagaacgggcactcggtagagcgcataccttcacatatcacaagattgggcattgaattatgaacattttggcattagttgcatgccaattggatattaatttaccgtgctatggtaaaaagaagattttgacatatCCAcgactttgaccttgacctttgacccgattgatcccaaaatctaatcaaatggtccccggataataaccaatcatcccaccaaatttcatgcgattctgtttaaaactttttttgttatgcgaataacatgcatacaaataaataaataaatacacggcgatcaaaacataacctttcgcattttcaatgcgaaggtgatAAAGGATCTAGAAAATGACTTGAGTTCACAATCATTTTGAGAAAATCTCTCTATAAACTTAATACCTTAAAAGGAGGAGTGTAGCGTTTTAGGCGATCTCTGAGCAGAAgtggaatataatattaatgactATGTGAAAGAAGTGAAATCATAACATCTCTGTGTTTTCGTGAGCTTACAAAGAGCCCTTCGTCACTCCACAGGGAGCTCTTCATGGAAACCAAACTCTGGCCCTCCAGAGGGCCTTTTGACTTTTCTACTGAACTtaaaggccaccgtagttcccCGACACCCGTGAAAAACTGCAGGAACGTGAGTGAACACGTGAGAAAGCCGAGAGGTGAAATCCTACACGGTGTCTCTGGAAGAGCcattttgttaccttcgcattgaaaatgcggaaggttatgttctgatcgccgtgtatttatttatttatttatttatttgtatgcgtgttcctcgcataactcaaaaactattaaaccgaatctcatgaaatttggtgggatgattggttattatccggggaccatttgattagattttgggatcggtcgggtcaaaggtcaaggtcatgaaaaggtcaaaatcttctttttaccatagcgcggtcaatttgtatccaattggcatgcaactaatgccaaaatgttcataattcaatgcccaatcttgtgatatgcgaaggtatgcgctctaccgttctagtttgtttttgttttactacccacctggccactagggggcggggGGCCACTGTCAATTAAGACAGCGGCCAATAGAAACAGGAGGAGCACTGGGGACAGGTGATGCTCGATTTCAGGAGCACACCGTTTTCTGATCTTGTGAGATCAGAGaatgtgttttgatttatttcGTCGTTTGGGAACAGATGAATGGGTTTGGACAGAGAAcgtatattttaatttgtgttggAAGCCGTACgactttaaaaaatgaataaccGTTAACGTGAAAAGCTGAACATTGCATCTGTTTATTGCACGCGTCGAAACTAAACCTCCAACCATCGTCACCACAGTCTCTTTAATCCTTTTAACGCCTTTATTGATCCGTACCGTCAAGAGGATTTCCCCCTTTTTGGAAACCTGAGCATTTGTGACCGCACTCACCGACACCACAGTGAACGCTGTGTTCACCACGCCGGCTCCAATGGTGGCGTAGACGGGCTGCTCCACTCCGGCTTTCTCAAAGATACGAGTGGAGTAGTAGAACACCTGGCGAGCAACACCAACAGATATTTAGAACCAGGGCGTCTCATTTCATTTCCACGTGTCCTGGATCCTCAAGGCGTGGACAACTCACGGCGTTGATGCCGGACAGCTGCTGGGAGAGCTGCAGGACGACGGCGATCAGGAGGGGCTGGCGGTAGAGCGGCGAGCGGCACAGCTCCAGGATGGTCACCGTCTTCTCCCTCATCATCAGCCggctctcctccttcatctcctgcATGTCGGAGCTCACGTCGGTGGTGCCTCGGAGCTTCTTCAACACTGGCATGTGAGAGCGGGCCGTTAACTCGACAAAGctgcactccccccccccggctcaGCGACATTGttatttggcttttttttttgtgtgcgtttgttttgATGACATCTTTGTACATTTTAGATGCGTGACATTTGAGAGTTTTGTCAAGATTTTAGGTTAGAAATACCTTTTCTACACAATTTCTGAATGAACACAAAACTATTagatcaaaataaatacaaaatagttACAGGTTACaacagttttgtgtgtgtgtgtcagggttcttacacattttgacgaatagatttccatgactttaagccaaatgtccatgaccaaactgaaatctcggtataaacatgaaaactgtctTTTAAGAGctatcgccggcttatattttgagcgtctttctttaaaaaatatattaattatttcaaactcggcgtaaatgaacatgtgattttaacaaatttccatgacttttacaaaACTTTTAATATTCaagtattttccatgacttttccaggcctggaaatgaccattttaaaattccatgacttttccaggtttcccatgaccgtacgcaccctgtgtgtgtgtgtgtgtgtgtgtgtgtgtgtgtgtgtgtgtgtgtgtgaactcacCGGCCTTGGCCTTGCTCTCTTCGTTCATGTTGATGAGCAGGAAGCGGGGGCTCTTGGGGCAGAGAGGCAGCAGGATGCACTGGAACACCGCGGGGAGGAAGGTGAAGCCCAGAAGGAGCGGCCACAAGTCGTCGTTGCCCATGATGGCCTCCATTCCAAAGATCTGGAGTCGACACAGACGCACGGGGAACGCACATGAACCACATGGAAGAAAgaagcgaagaagaagaagttgactCCCCCCGTTTACCGACCTGCGCGATGAGGATGCCGACGACGATGCCCAGCTGGTGGAATGTGCCCAGGGCTCCGCGGAGGGCCGTTGGGGAAACCTCGCCCACGTACATGGGCACGAAGCCCGTGGTGAGGCCGGAGTAGAGGCCCACCACAAAACGCCCGGCGATCAGCATTTCCCAGGAGCTCGCCATCTTCGAGAAGCCCATCAGGATGGCTGCGACGAAGGCCAGGACGTTGGCCATGAGCATCGAGTTCCTCCTGCAGGCGACGGCCAACGAGAGACATTTAACCAAGTTCATTCAGACGCGGGACGATATTTACAAATGGCATTTGGTTCGTGTGTTTTCATGACCTGAACGTTCTTAATTTAACCAAATTGTTTctgactttttctctttttcttgtgATAGTCATgttatttctgtctttttcGTTTCCTACATGAACGCCGAGAAGAATCAATATAATCTTATCACTACAGTCATATCATTAAAGATTAAAGTGATAGTCAACCGCCTGCTGACACTTTAATTATCGATCGAGTCTGGTCCGCCTCTACATTTTtaaactagaacaggcactcggtagagcgcataccttcgcatatcacaagattgggcattgaattatgaacatgttggcattagttgcatgccaattggatacatattgaccgcgctatggtaaaaagaagagtttgacctttccatgaccttgacctttgacccgatcaatcccaaaatctaatcaaatggtccccagataataaccaatcatcccatcaaatttcatgcgattcggtttaataccttttgacttatgcgaataacacgcatacaaatacacggcgatcaaaacataaccgtccgcattttcaatgcgaaggtaaaaatcaaGTAATTATGTCTTccataaaatgtaaatgaaatcGTTGAAAGGTAGCGCTGCCCGGTCCTCCACGCCACAACCAAGAGAGGGTTTAAAAACATCCTTATATTAAATGAAGTGAGAAGTGCCTAAAGTACCCCAAGGCCTCATTAAACATAGAAAAGATGTAATAGAATACCAGTATAACGGTATAATAGAAAATAATCCCGgatgtatattttagtttttgactGCATTTGAGAAAGAAATGCTTCCGGCAAAGTCTGCGTGTTCCAGAGAAGAAGATCAACGGCAGCGAGAGTCTCGTTTCCACCTCACCTTCCGAAGCGGTTGACGAAGAGGCCGACGGAGAAGGAGCCGAAGATGCCCCCGACAGAGAAGATGGCGACGGAGACGGACCAGATGGCGGTGAGGGAGCCCTTGCTGATGGGCTCCTGGTATCGCTCGAACCACGTCTCATTGATGTACTTCTCAATCACCTGTGGCGAGGGGAAAGAAGACAAATGGAAATAtttttgaaaagaaagaagagaaaagataacatttaaattggtgtttttttctttttcttgaagCGGACTAAACAGGATCCCGTTGTATTCTGTCCCGTGATGGTAGAGCTGTGTGACCAGCTGAGGGCAGTATGATCACTACTGCTTTTTGGCAGGAAGTTGAAGAGCCAGGGATGACcgtcaagcccctcccccccccccacccccctgacAAATACAGTCGTGCGAGCCTGcgctgtttgtttatgtgtgggtCATGGTGACACTGATTCAGAAAGATCAACACCCTGTCTgccccccccaccgcccccaCCATCTCGTAACCAAATGTCAGCTTCGGCTCGGTCATGTGCCACTGTGGAATGAAAACTCAGTGTCCGTATCAACTATTTCAAAATAGCAATGCCATTATCTATTAAGTGCTTACCTATGATGGgggggcatatatatatatatatatatatatatatatatatgtgtatatatatatatgtgtgtatatattatatatatatatatatatatatgtgtgtatgtatgtgcatgcatgtgtatatatatatatatatatatatatgtgtatatattatatatatatgtatatttatatgtgtgtatatatataatatatatatatatgtgtgtatatatatatattatatatatatatgtgtggatatatatatatgtgtatatattatatatatgtgtgtatatatatattatatatatatatatatgtgtatatatatatatatgtgtgtgtatatatatattatatatatatatatatatacacacaatgatTGGGTCATTTCCACTATCAGGTTTCCGTCCCAGGACCTTGCTCAGTGATATCACACCTACGCTCTCGACGCTGTACCCATAAAATCTGCTCTTTATTAAAAAATGGCATTATTTTTAAAGCTCCAGCTGATTGCTGAGTTTTACATTTGCTGTCACGCACCTACAGGATATGTTAATTGTTAAAACTCATAGGACGTCATTTAAAAAGCTCACCGCCGGTATAGTTTTTCCTTTCGTAGTTAATTTCGCGTGCTACAGTGTTGCTAACatataaaatgttataaaaGTGTTATAAAACATGTTCTGCTCTTAATCCTTCAGGATAATTACAACTCATTATCCAGATGTCTTAGAAGAGAATAAATGAAGTGAAATGAAGACTACAGTCACAAAGACACGTACACTAACTTGAGTGGCTGATGTTGAAAAGTTATAATTGAGATGTTATTTAAAGTCtcttttccaggactttgtCTGGAGGGACGGAGCAGCTGGCTCTGAGCACACAGTGGGACCGGCTGTGTGTGGATGCTGGCAGGCCGTCAGCATCATGTTGACGAGCTGGTGagatgtggaggtggagcttcGTATTCAGCTCAcggtaaaaaatatatttttaaaagtgaaATTGTCTTCGAACAAGAAAGAAAGCTTTTCCtcgtctttacatttttttttttttacatgtgtcGTCTCTCCCACAGGAAGCCATCTTTAAGGAACAGAATCACTTGCTGCTGCTTTAGGGGGGAGCAGCCGGACAGTTGGCCATGAACGGCGATAAAcgcacagaaagaaaacatccgGGAGCAAATAAAAGGCTCTCGAGTTGTTTCCGAAATTAAACCGTACTGTACAAGCAAAACACAGATGTCCTTTTGATTACATTTCCAAACAAGGATATTATTTGCCTTGAAAGAGAGAATCTAATCATTACACTccactacatgtcatttagctgacgcttttatccaaagcgacttaccaTCCTGTTACGAtcacacaccgtagactcaGCTTCAGGGAGCAACTCGGGGTTaagagtcttgctcaaggacacatcgactagggcggggattgaacctccaaccccctgattgaaagacggacctgctgcccACTGACCCGCGGTCGGAGCGCTCGGCCACGGCGCCCCGCCTGCGTCGCATCGCCGCGGCGTTTATCGCACCGGAGAGCCGCCGGAGATAATGTGGAGTGCTGTCGCTCTGTCAAAGTTGCATTGGTGGAATTACAGCCTCTGAAGTGGTCCTTAAGTCATGAGAGCCTGAGAGGCTGTGTTGAGTAACTGTTCCTCAGCGCTTGAAATCGCTCTGACCTCTCTGCatgatgtgtgtatgagagagagagagagagagagggagagagagagagagagcgagagagagagggagagagagcgagagagagagagagcgagagagaaagagagcgagagagagcgagagggagagcgagagagcgagcgagaaagagcgagagagagagagagcgagagagcgagagagcgagagcgagggagagagagagcgagagtgagagagagagagcgagggagagagcgagagagaaagagagcgagagagagcgagagggagagcgagagggagagagcaagagagagagagcgagagtttGGATAAAGAGCCAAGAGGCAGCTTCACACTGGCCCAGTGTgtaccagccccccccccccccccccagccccttcACTCAGCCACTCTTGTGGCCCTCCTGAGCGGCGACACCGAGGAGCGGTGCACAATGCTGGATTAGATATTACCCAACGTCCGGTAAATCCGGATTACCTAATGGCGAGTTAGGCCCCCGGGAGCCGCGAAGATTAGCCAACTATTCAGATTATTTTTGgggtatagatagatagatatatactttattaatccccaaggggaaatttgtcgagtcagtagcagcaacacacaagaataaaaaaccaaaacacaaaatataagaagggttagggtgatctggcaagaggtgaactgttgtagagcctcatagccgtcggcaggaatgttctcctgtatctctccttgtggcagcggagcgtgaggagacgtctggagaaagtactcctctgtccctgtaggaggtggtggagagggtggtccgggttgtccaatatggacaccagtttcttcaacgacctcctctccaccacctgttccaggtgctccagctggcagccgatgatggagccagccttcctaaccagtttgttaagacggctggtgtcaccggctccgatgctgctcccccagcagacaatggcaaagtgcagcacactggcgacaaccgactggtagaataactccagcatcttgctgcacacgttgaaggatcgaagctttgtcaggaaaaagagacgactcatccccttcttgtacacagcgttgatgttggccttccagttcagtcggctgtcgatggagacgcccaggtacttgtactcctccaccatgtccacgtccactcccaggacactcagaggtgtaggagctgtcgccttcctcctgaagtccaccaccatctctctggtcttggccacgttttTTGATGCGGAGGAAATGTCGAGCGAACCTTCGTCGCACCGAGCTCCTCGAGTGTGAGGATCCGTTTTGACCGTAAACTGCATTAAATATCTTACGGTTCCGGAACCGTTTCTGGAGCCTCCTCGCACAACGTGTAACTGGTTCGTCTAGAAAATGATCAGCAGATTCATCAAGAAGTGTCATGATTCTTAATCAAAAtgattcttaaaaaaaaaaaaggcgttCTAATATCGAGTTTCATTACTTCCGTCATTTAGCAGTCCATGACGATTGCGCAATGTCTTGCCCAAATGTCTGAATGCCTAAAGATCCCCTCTCTGACATGCACTGCCCTCTTCTTTTACCGAGACTCTAtcccaggggtcgggaacctacgGCTCGCgggccatatatggctcttccggtgacggcatatggctcgcagacaattttgagttggaaaaaaaaaaaaaactccgcccgcccccctgtaattttctctatcgagccagattacagcagaagtaatgtcaggtccttttcttaaagacgttttagttcttttattaaactaaacgtctgttattgaccgtctctaaccaacagcatgtcatttctgtctctacgtgtcgcgttaacacttcccggctcgccgtctcgagcaaagaaaaagtcacctgcaccccctcccccgtagcatcatgcagcaccagaagtcgcattaaaagcaagacatattttatttattatacgttaaaaatactatatggctctcaatgaaatatatttagaaatatttggcttttatggctctcccagtcaaaaaggttcctgacccctgctctatcccgtctctctctttttcgcAGACAACCGACGAAAAACTGCCGCCACGTGCAAAAGCGCCCGTGCGGAGTTTgtaaggaaaaaaaaacacagctttGACCGTGCGGCGACGCGGTTGAAGCTCCGGCCGTCCTCACAGGCAGGAGGCCGCCGGCAGCTGCGAAAGTCCGTCTCCGGCgcacagggggggagggggggggggctctgcacATGccaaaggtaaacaacaacaggaaaagGGAGCGACACACCTGTGACCTGTGGGCCGACAGCTGTGCAGCCACAGGGTGTTGACACACGATGCAATATCGACATTCCCCGGGAAATGAGGTTTCTTTGGTGTAcctggtcgggggggggggggggggggcgactgtCTCCATCTTTCATTCCATCTCATCTGACTTTCCTTGTCTCGGTTTTCCCAGCCTGTCGCTGGTCAGCCGAGGGCCATTTTTGGGCATGTACACATTCTTCTCCACAGCAATCCCTCAGAGTCTGTTAATGCAGATGTCC
Proteins encoded:
- the LOC130208209 gene encoding solute carrier family 2, facilitated glucose transporter member 1-like isoform X2, which codes for MLSVGAAVIGSLQFGYNTGVINAPQKVIEKYINETWFERYQEPISKGSLTAIWSVSVAIFSVGGIFGSFSVGLFVNRFGRRNSMLMANVLAFVAAILMGFSKMASSWEMLIAGRFVVGLYSGLTTGFVPMYVGEVSPTALRGALGTFHQLGIVVGILIAQIFGMEAIMGNDDLWPLLLGFTFLPAVFQCILLPLCPKSPRFLLINMNEESKAKAVLKKLRGTTDVSSDMQEMKEESRLMMREKTVTILELCRSPLYRQPLLIAVVLQLSQQLSGINAVFYYSTRIFEKAGVEQPVYATIGAGVVNTAFTVVSLFVVERAGRRSLHMLGLLGMAGSAILMTIALALLEQLKWMSYVSIVAIFSFVAFFEMGPGPIPWVTVAELFSQGPRPSAFAVAGFSNWTANFIVGMGFQYVEELCGPYVFIIFTVLLLLFFVFTFFKVPETKGRTFDEISAGFRRSAGGRMEKHSPEELNSLGADSQL
- the LOC130208209 gene encoding solute carrier family 2, facilitated glucose transporter member 1-like isoform X1; translation: MDSGKQITFTLMLSVGAAVIGSLQFGYNTGVINAPQKVIEKYINETWFERYQEPISKGSLTAIWSVSVAIFSVGGIFGSFSVGLFVNRFGRRNSMLMANVLAFVAAILMGFSKMASSWEMLIAGRFVVGLYSGLTTGFVPMYVGEVSPTALRGALGTFHQLGIVVGILIAQIFGMEAIMGNDDLWPLLLGFTFLPAVFQCILLPLCPKSPRFLLINMNEESKAKAVLKKLRGTTDVSSDMQEMKEESRLMMREKTVTILELCRSPLYRQPLLIAVVLQLSQQLSGINAVFYYSTRIFEKAGVEQPVYATIGAGVVNTAFTVVSLFVVERAGRRSLHMLGLLGMAGSAILMTIALALLEQLKWMSYVSIVAIFSFVAFFEMGPGPIPWVTVAELFSQGPRPSAFAVAGFSNWTANFIVGMGFQYVEELCGPYVFIIFTVLLLLFFVFTFFKVPETKGRTFDEISAGFRRSAGGRMEKHSPEELNSLGADSQL